The Mucilaginibacter sp. PAMB04168 genome contains the following window.
TACTGCCGCTCGACGTGATAAGGCGATTGGAAAATAAAAAGTTTCTAAAAGCCTCCCGCCCCAGTGCGTTAGTGTCCTTAAACGACAAAGCCCTCCGGTTTACACCGTGAGGGCTTATTCATTATATTCAAGTTTGTAATTGGGCTAGTTAAAAAGGCAGATCGTCGGCCTCTGTAGTGCGGTCGTAATCGCTATCGGCTTCTCCACTTCTCACAATCTGTCTGCCCTCGTTTTCAAAATCGCTTTTGCGACCTAAAACGGTAAAGTTTTCGGCAACAACTTCGGTAGTGTATTTCTTAATACCGGTCTTGTCCTCAAAAGAGCGAGTTCTGAGCTTGCCTTCAATGTATACCAGTTTACCTTTTTGCAGGTACTTGGCGGCCACATCGGCCAGTCCGCGCCACATTACAATATTGTGCCACTCAGTTTGTTCAATTTTACGGCCGTCTTTGTTAAAGCTTTCTGAAGTGGCCAGCGGGAAACTTGCTACAGATACACCTCCTTCCAGGTGTCTTATTTCGGGGTCTTTGCCTAAGTGTCCTACTAAAATTACTTTATTTATTCCAGACATGTTTTAGTTAAAAAAAGAGAGAATTATTTTCAAATTTAAAAAAATTACTTAGAAATATAAAAATAACTTTTGGTAAAGCTAATTTTCCCCAATCTTCTGTATTTATATATGCCCAGCTTGCTTTATGTTCAACCGGCGTATTCTTTAATCTGATAAAACGAATGGTAAGCCGCTGATGCGTTAATACAAATTTCTGTAATCCAAAAACCTCATCAATTTGCGCATCCTGGCCAAAGTACTGCATTGTTTCTGGCAGCAGCAGTATGTCCTGTACTGATAGTAACTCTTTGGTTTCAATAAGCGGCAAGTCATACAAACCGGTCCATATGTCGCCGTCAGTACGCTTGTTCATTAAAATTTTGCCTTCATTAAATATTAAAAAATAGTTAAAAAACCGTTCCTTAATTTTAACTGTTTTAAGTTTTACTGGTAGTTGCGTAGTAGCGTTGGTTTTAAAAGCCTTACAACCCAAACGTACAGGGCAAATGCCGCATGCTGGGTTTTTAGGCTTACATAACATAGCGCCAAATTCCATCATGGCCTGGTTGTGCAAACCAGGTTCATCTCTATTTAATACTTCATCGGCCAGCTTTTTAAATATCTTTTTTCCATTGGTGCTGTTTATGGGTTCGTTAATGCCAAAATACCGGGCCAGTACCCTAAAAACATTACCGTCGAGCACAGCATGAGCCTCGTTAGCCGCAAAAGAAGAGATTGCAGCGGCGGTATAATCCCCTATTCCTTTTAGCTTAATTAACTCATTATATGCAGACGGAAACTTGCCATGGTATTGCTGCTGTATCAACCGTGCAGTTTTAAGCATGTTACGCCCTCGTGAATAGTACCCTAACCCTTGCCACAACTTTAAAATTTCATCCTCACTGGCATTTGCAAAATCTTCAATTGTTGCATAGCGCTCTAAAAAACGGTTAAAATAAGGTAAACCCTGCTCTACACGCGTTTGCTGCAAAATAATTTCCGAAAGCCAAATCACGTACGGATCATGCGTGTGGCGCCAGGGCAAATCGCGTTTATTTTGATGGTACCACTGCACCAGTTCATCAGCAAAATTCATGTAGTTCAAATTTACAAAATCAACCGCTGTTAACCGCAACATGCAAGTAATGTTTGCAGCTTAAAGGATCCCATTGTAAAAAAACGTACATTTATTTCACAGTTTCCAATTAAAGCCATACTTTTGCAACCCCAAAACAGTTAAGTATTTACATAAAATTATTAATAAAAAACAGATATGACTAAGGCGGAAATAATAGCTGAAATATCAACTAAAACAGGGATTGAGAAAGTTGACGTTCAGGAGACTGTTGAGGCGTTTTTTAAGGTAGTTAAGACATCGATGGTAAGCGGCGAAAACGTATATGTTAGAGGCTTTGGTAGCTTTGTGGTAAAAAAGAGAGCTAAAAAAACTGCTCGTAACATATCAAAAAACACTGCAATTATAATACCTGAGCACTTTGTACCCAGCTTTAAGCCAGCCAAAACTTTTGTTGAAAAAGTAAGAACAGGTAACAAAACCAAATCAACCAAAGCTTAATATATGAACAAGAAACAAATAGTTGCAGTAGTGGCCGTTGTGGTGGTTATGGGCTATTTGTATTCGCAGCCCGTTAAAGGGTTAATTAAGCCAAAAGAGGAGCGCACTGCTCCAAGCCAGCAGGCGGAGGCTCCGGCCAATGCCAATGTTGATGTAAACACAGTATCCGGACCGGCTAAAACTGCCATTGGGGCCGATTTAGCCGGCAAGATCATATCATTGGAAGAGATGCTTAAAAAAGCATCTTCGCCTGCCGAAAGACAAAAGCTGCAACAAGAACTGGCCCAGCAATGGGATGGCGTTAATCAGGCAGCTCCTGCAGCGTTCTACTATCTGGAATTAGCAAAATCTAAAAATGATTATGAGAACTGGTTAACTGCAGGCCAGCGCTTTAATGATGCTTATAAGTTTACACAAGATACCACCGTACAATCTACGTTTGTTGCGAACGCCATATTTGCCTTTAAAAAAGCTATGGCTGTAAAAGCTGAAAGCCTGGATGCTAAAACCGGTTTGGGTATAGCTTATGTTAACCAAACCAGCTTGGGTATAACTGATGCTGAAGGAGGCTCACCCATGCAGGGCATTATGTTGCTGCGTGAGGTGGTTACCGCCGATCCGCAAAACTGGAACGCTAATTTAAGCTTAGGCCAGTTTGCTATGAAATCCGGCCAGTTTCAAAAAGCGGTTGACCGGTTTAAAGCTATGATTGCGCAGGATACTAAACGGTCGAAGGTGGAGCCTTACTTTTACCTGGCCGAGAGTTACAAGCAGCTGGGCATGAAAACCGAAGCTATTGAAGCTTACCAAAAATGTAAGGAACTAATGGCCGACCCAACCATGGGGCAAACCATTGATAACTATATTAACGAATTAAAAAATTAAATAACCCTTTAAAAAATTAGTATTATGCCAAGCGGTAAGAAACGTAAAAGACATAAAATGGCTACCCACAAACGCAAAAAGCGTTTAAGAAAAAACAGACATAAAAAGAAATAAGCCGTAGTTACGGTGTGTTTGCCTGCGGTTACTTTAGGTAGTGGCAGGCAAATTTTTTTATTTTTGTTTTTTATCCTCATATTGTACGCGGCACTTCGCCGCTTTTGAAGAAATGGAGTAGCAGTTGATAAAAGAATTAATTATCGATTCATCCCCTAGCGGGGCAACTATTGCCCTGTTACAGGATAAACAACTCGTCGAACTTCATAAAGAGCAAATTTCCAATAATTATACCGTTGGGGATATTTACCTGGGCCGTGTTAAAAAAATTATGCCCGGGCTTAATGCTGCTTTTATTGATGTAGGCTACGAGAAGGATGCGTTTTTGCACTACCTGGATCTTGGTCCGCAAGTGCAAAGCCTGCTCAAATTAACCAAACAGGTACGTGGGGGTAGTTACCAAACCAAATTGCTGGATGATTTAAAGCTGGAAGCTGACATCAACAAATCGGGTAAGATATCTGAAGTGTTGACCAAGAACCAGTTAATACCGGTGCAAATTGCTAAAGAGCCTATCTCAACAAAAGGCCCGAGGCTGAGCTCCGATCTATCTATTGCCGGCCGCTATGTAGTATTGGTGCCGTTCTCTGAAACCATCTCTATCTCTAAAAAGATAAAGAGTAATACAGAGCGCACGCGCCTGCGCAAAATTGTGGAAGGTATTAAACCGGCAAATTTTGGTGTAATTATCCGTACGGTATCAGAAGGTAAGGGGGTAACCGAAATGCAAAAGGACCTGCTTGATCTGATATCCAAGTGGGAATCTTTCATGACGAGGTTACCGGCAACTGATCCTTCAAAAAAGGTATTAGGTGAAATTGACCGTACATCGACCCTACTGAGGGATATATTAAACGCTGATTTTCAGCACATTCATGTAAACGAACCTTCCATATTCGAAGAAATCCGTTCATATGTACATGATATATCGCCTGATTTGGAAAACATCGTTCGCCTGCATAAGCACCGCGATCCGATATTTGAGCATTATGGAATTGAGAAGCAGATTAAATCTGCATTCGGGAAAACCGTAAATCTGGCTGGTGGTGCCTACCTGGTTATTGAGCACACTGAAGCCTTGCACGTAATTGACGTAAATAGCGGCAACAGAACGGCAAACAAAGAAAACCAGGAAGATAATGCCTTTCAGGTAAACAAAGAGGCTGCCCGCGAGATTGCACGCCAGCTGCGTTTGCGCGATATGGGTGGTATTGTGGTAGTCGATTTTATTGACATGCACAAGCCCAACAACCGCAAAGAGCTGTTTGACTATCTGCGCGACGAGATGGCACATGACCGGGCCAAGCACACTATTTTGCCACCGAGTAAGTTTGGTTTAGTGCAAATAACCCGTCAGCGGGTGCGGCCGGAGATGAACATTGTGACCAACGAGGTTTGCCCAACCTGCCACGGCACCGGGGCCATCAGGCCAACTATTTTGTTGCTGGATGATATTGAAAACAATTTCAATTACATCCTGGTAGAACAGAATGAGAAAAGCATTACGCTTTGTGTACACCCGTACATTGAAGCTTATATTAAGAAAGGCCTCATAAGCCGACAAATGAAATGGTACTTTAAATACGGCCAGTGGATTAAAGTAAAAGCAAACTCGTCATACCAAATTACCGAGTTTCACTTTATGAACGCTAAGGACGAAGAAATTAAACTATAATTTCTGAATTCGGATCTTAGATTCCGGATTTACATTAAATAAAGCAGGTTCCGCGAACGGGTGGACCTGCTTTGTTTGTTTTACACCAACCTAACTAAATATATTAGCATTTTCGTATCTTTACCTTAAATCCAAAGTCAAACACCTGACTTTCGAACTCCAATAAATGGCTAAAACAAAATCAGCATATTTTTGCCAGAGCTGTGGCTATGAATCGCCTAAGTGGCTGGGTAAGTGCCCTTCATGCAACCAATGGAATACGTTTGTAGAAGAAGTGGTAGAAAAACCACACGCAGCGGCATCTAACTGGAAAAGCAGCAATAGTGCTCCTGGTTCGGGCTCAACTTCATTGCAGCGTGCCAACAAGGCGGTGTCGGTAAGCAACATCAGCTTCAATGAAGAGCATCGCATACTTGCGCCCGATAAAGAATTGAACCGTGTATTGGGCGGCGGTATTGTGGCTGGCTCGCTTATACTAATTGGCGGCGAACCCGGCATTGGCAAATCGACACTCATGCTGCAACTGGCTTTAAGCATGCCTGCAGCCAAGGTGCTTTATGTATCGGGCGAAGAAAGTGACCGTCAGATTAAAATGCGGGCTGAAAGAATAACACCACCCCAGCAATATAAGGCTGCAGAAGCAGGCATGGGCTGTTTTATCCTCACTGAAACCTCAACACAGAATATATTCAAACAGATTGAGCAGCTACAGCCCGACCTGGTAATTGTAGACTCCATCCAAACACTATACTCGGCGCATATCGAATCTACGGCAGGTAGCGTGTCACAGGTTCGGGAGTGTACAGCGGAGCTGCTTCGCTTTGCTAAGGAGAGCTCTACGCCCGTATTCCTGATTGGACATATTACCAAGGACGGCATGATTGCAGGGCCTAAAATACTGGAACATATGGTAGATACCGTATTGCAGTTTGAAGGCGACAGACACCACGTTTACCGCATCCTGCGGTCTATAAAGAACCGTTTTGGGTCGGCGTCCGAGCTGGGTATTTACGAAATGCTTGGAGCTGGTTTGCGCGAGGTGTCTAACCCGTCGGAAATCTTACTATCACAGCGGGATGAAGCTTTAAGCGGCATAACCATCAGCGCTACATTAGAGGGCTTGCGGCCCATGTTGATTGAAACGCAGGCACTGGTGAGCACTTCGGCTTACGGAACACCTCAACGTTCGGCTACAGGCTTTGATACGAGACGGATGAACATGCTGTTAGCCGTGCTGGAGAAACGCTGTGGCTTCAGGCTGGGCACTAAAGACGTTTTCCTGAACATTACGGGCGGCATACGGGTTGAGGACCCCGCTATTGACCTTGGCCTGGCTGCGGCTATTATCTCCTCGCACGAGGATATGCCCATTTCATCCAAAACCTGCTTTGCAGGCGAGTTAGGTCTATCGGGCGAAATAAGGGCCGTTAACCGTATCGAGCAGCGTATTGCCGAAGCCCAAAAGCTTGGCTTTGAGCAAATTTTTATTTCCAAGTACAATTTACCCTCAGGTAAAAAAGACAAGAATCAGTTGGATCTGTCGCACTACAAAATTGAGATCAAAGCGGTAAGCCGGATAGAGGAAGTGTTCGGCCTGTTGTTTGGATAATTGCGAGGTTTCGGGGTTGGATAAAAATCAGGGCGCTACATTGTTTTGCTAAACTTGCAAGTGTCGCGTCATGAAACACATTCTTTGCCTCGATGGATGCCATCTCGAATAGTAGATCTGTACCGAACCCGAAAGGCTTTCTCCTTATGAGATTCTCTTTATCACTGGAAAAAATGCGCTGTATTTTACACAAGAGAATTGGCTATGGCAAAATCAATAGCCAATTTTCCATTCACAACTATCGCGAGCGGTCTTGTTCTATTGGCATTTAAGCACATCAAAAAAAGATTTCGCTCATATGCCCGAAATTATCAGGAAGGCACTGTTGCTATATAAAAGTAGCCCGGCAATGCCGGGCTACTTTTATATAGGATTGTTGTCTCAAACCGAAGTTAAATATCCTGTTCATCGTGCAGAATATAATGCTTGTCAGGTTCAATCAAGATTTTGCTTACGCTCGAAATAACCGGACTGGCTTATAAAAATGCTTTTAAAACTGTACTTGCCCTGCGTTTTTCATCAGCCATAT
Protein-coding sequences here:
- the ssb gene encoding single-stranded DNA-binding protein gives rise to the protein MSGINKVILVGHLGKDPEIRHLEGGVSVASFPLATSESFNKDGRKIEQTEWHNIVMWRGLADVAAKYLQKGKLVYIEGKLRTRSFEDKTGIKKYTTEVVAENFTVLGRKSDFENEGRQIVRSGEADSDYDRTTEADDLPF
- the mutY gene encoding A/G-specific adenine glycosylase, producing MNFADELVQWYHQNKRDLPWRHTHDPYVIWLSEIILQQTRVEQGLPYFNRFLERYATIEDFANASEDEILKLWQGLGYYSRGRNMLKTARLIQQQYHGKFPSAYNELIKLKGIGDYTAAAISSFAANEAHAVLDGNVFRVLARYFGINEPINSTNGKKIFKKLADEVLNRDEPGLHNQAMMEFGAMLCKPKNPACGICPVRLGCKAFKTNATTQLPVKLKTVKIKERFFNYFLIFNEGKILMNKRTDGDIWTGLYDLPLIETKELLSVQDILLLPETMQYFGQDAQIDEVFGLQKFVLTHQRLTIRFIRLKNTPVEHKASWAYINTEDWGKLALPKVIFIFLSNFFKFENNSLFF
- a CDS encoding HU family DNA-binding protein → MTKAEIIAEISTKTGIEKVDVQETVEAFFKVVKTSMVSGENVYVRGFGSFVVKKRAKKTARNISKNTAIIIPEHFVPSFKPAKTFVEKVRTGNKTKSTKA
- a CDS encoding Rne/Rng family ribonuclease, which translates into the protein MIKELIIDSSPSGATIALLQDKQLVELHKEQISNNYTVGDIYLGRVKKIMPGLNAAFIDVGYEKDAFLHYLDLGPQVQSLLKLTKQVRGGSYQTKLLDDLKLEADINKSGKISEVLTKNQLIPVQIAKEPISTKGPRLSSDLSIAGRYVVLVPFSETISISKKIKSNTERTRLRKIVEGIKPANFGVIIRTVSEGKGVTEMQKDLLDLISKWESFMTRLPATDPSKKVLGEIDRTSTLLRDILNADFQHIHVNEPSIFEEIRSYVHDISPDLENIVRLHKHRDPIFEHYGIEKQIKSAFGKTVNLAGGAYLVIEHTEALHVIDVNSGNRTANKENQEDNAFQVNKEAAREIARQLRLRDMGGIVVVDFIDMHKPNNRKELFDYLRDEMAHDRAKHTILPPSKFGLVQITRQRVRPEMNIVTNEVCPTCHGTGAIRPTILLLDDIENNFNYILVEQNEKSITLCVHPYIEAYIKKGLISRQMKWYFKYGQWIKVKANSSYQITEFHFMNAKDEEIKL
- the radA gene encoding DNA repair protein RadA, yielding MAKTKSAYFCQSCGYESPKWLGKCPSCNQWNTFVEEVVEKPHAAASNWKSSNSAPGSGSTSLQRANKAVSVSNISFNEEHRILAPDKELNRVLGGGIVAGSLILIGGEPGIGKSTLMLQLALSMPAAKVLYVSGEESDRQIKMRAERITPPQQYKAAEAGMGCFILTETSTQNIFKQIEQLQPDLVIVDSIQTLYSAHIESTAGSVSQVRECTAELLRFAKESSTPVFLIGHITKDGMIAGPKILEHMVDTVLQFEGDRHHVYRILRSIKNRFGSASELGIYEMLGAGLREVSNPSEILLSQRDEALSGITISATLEGLRPMLIETQALVSTSAYGTPQRSATGFDTRRMNMLLAVLEKRCGFRLGTKDVFLNITGGIRVEDPAIDLGLAAAIISSHEDMPISSKTCFAGELGLSGEIRAVNRIEQRIAEAQKLGFEQIFISKYNLPSGKKDKNQLDLSHYKIEIKAVSRIEEVFGLLFG